The nucleotide sequence CCATGTTTTTGATCTTTAGCTGATTGCGATAGTTGTTAATCTCGTTTTCAATATTGTAAGAAACATTGATGTCATCATGAACTACTTCCGCTTTGTGCAGAACCACGTTCATTTCTTTGATAGCCTGATCAACAATGGCAAACATCTGATCCATGTTGTGATTCAATCCTTCGGTGAATTCGCCCTTTCCTTCGTTACGGCGTCTTATTGCACGAGCTAGATTATTGCATGAATCTGCAATACTTTCTATTTCGGTAACAGCACGTAACATGGTGCGGATTTCTTCTTTACTTTCCGAACTCAACCTGCCTTCTGAAACAAAAGTAAGATAATTTGCAATTTCTACTTCCATCCGGTCGCTAATACTTTCATATTTTTCAATCCGGCTGTAAATTTTCAGAAAATTATCTTCATTTTTCTCGTAAAAAAGGTCTTTCACCATACCAAGCATCCGGTAAGTCCGCTCTCCGTATACAGCAATTTCTTTTTTTGCCTGCATCAGCGAAAGCTCGGCAGTTGAAAGAATACCGGAAGGGATGTATCGTAATTGAAACTCCTCTTCTTCTTCGGTTGTTTTAGGTTTAATGAGGGCAGAGCAAACATATACATATAGCTTGACAAACCATATCATAATACAAATATTGGTTATATTAAACATGGTGTGAAATAAAGAAAGACCATAGGACACGGATATCTGCAACGTAAGCAGCTGTTTTTGCAATGCAATCAGCTTCGGATCACTCAATTCTGTGTTGGAGGTAATAAGAGAAACAGTTCTGGAATCTAAACCCTTAAGAAACTCGGTAATCTGATGCGGATCGCCCGGGCCATAATTTGTAACGATCCACGAAACCATTTGGGTAAAAGGATAGAAAAGAGCCATTACCCAGAGTACGCCAAATACATTAAACAATAAATGAGCTATTGCCGCTCTTTTTGCTGAAACATTTGCCGGTATTGCAGCCAAATTGGCTGTAATGGTGGTCCCAATGTTTTCGCCTAATATCATTGCTGCAGCCATATCATACGGAATCCAACCCTTTGTACACATAATTAGCGTAATGGCAACGGTTGCACTGGATGATTGAACAATGATGGTAAGCAGAGTTCCTATGCCAAGAAAAATAAAAAGAGAGGCATACCCCATGGAGGTGTAGTTCTGAAGAAAGGCGAGAATCTGAGGATTGCTTTGTAAGTCAGGGACAGAATCCTTTAAATAGTCCAATCCCATAAACAGGAAAGCGAAACCCATTAAAAACTCTCCAATCGACTTTCGCCGGCTTTTCTCTGAAAAAATAAGCGGAATGCTTAGTCCGATTAGAGGAATGGCAAAAGCACTTATGTCTACTTTGAATCCAAAAAGAGAAATAATCCAGGCAGTAACAGTGGTTCCAACATTGGCCCCCATAATTACACCTATGGATTGGGCCAGAGAAAGAAGCCCCGCGTTTACAAAACTTACAACCATGACGGTTGTAGCACTAGAAGACTGTATTAGCCCTGTAATTAAAACACCTGTAAGAACTCCTGTAAAACGGTTGGAAGTCATTGCAGATAGGATAGAACGCATTTTATCCCCTGCGACTTTCTGAAGCCCTTCGCTCATTATTTTCATTCCGTACAGGAATAAACCCAGTGAGCCGATAAGCGTCAGAAAGTCAAAAAATGAATAGTCCATTTAAAAATCGATTAATTGGATCGTAATATCCGATTTATATTTCTAACTTTATGGTGCAAAATTATTAAAAATGTTGAAAAGATATGGCCGAAACGATCACAATCTACTGTAAGAATAACAATATGTATAAAGATGTCCCCCTTGGTTCTACCTTGCTGGATATTTATGCCGCAGTAGGAAGTCCGCTTGTACATCGCCCGATGAACGCCCGTGTGAACAATAAAGTGGAAGGACTTACCTTCAGGTGTTATTACCCTAAGGATGTTGAATTTATAGATTATACCCAATTGTCTGGATTACGTACTTATGTACGTTCGCTGTGTTTTATTTTTTCCAAAGCAGTACACGATGTATTGCCAACGGCAACTCTTAATCTGGAACATCCTGTTTCCAAAGGGTATTTTTGTAAGATACACAACGGGAAATCGATCGATCATCAGACTATTGAGAAGATCAGAACGAGAATGCGGGAGATAATTGATTCCGATATTCCTTTCCGGTTTAAGAATACCCGGACTTCCGATGCCGTTAAGCTGTTTCATGAAAGGGGGTTGTACGATAAAGAGCTTTTAGTGGAAACAACCGGGATGCCTTATACCATGTACTACGATTTAGACGGGTATATCAATTATTTCTACGGTTGTCTGACACCTTCTACAGGATATATTCAGTTGTTTGATATTGTCCCTTATTTCGACGGGGTCCTTTTGCGTATTCCAAAACGTTCCAATCCCATGGAGCTTGAACCGGTAATACAACAAGATAAAATGTTTCAGGCCTATAAGGAGCATCTTACTTTGCTTGAGACAGTAGGGTTAAGTAATGTAGGCGATTTAAACGTAGCCATCCGTAAAGGCTTAACTCCGGAGATTATCATGGTATCTGAAGCCATGCAGGAGAAGGCTGTAGCTAAGATTGCCGAAGAAATTGCAGGTCGTTTCAAAGACGGTGTGCGTGTGGTACTTATTTCGGGACCGTCGTCGTCGGGTAAAACCACTTTCTGTAAACGGCTTCAGATTCAGCTTATCACCAACCTGATTCATCCTGTCAGTATTTCGCTGGACGATTATTTTCTGAACAGAGAGCATACTCCAAAGGATGAGAAAGGAGAGTATGACTTCGAGTCGCTTTACGCGCTTGACCTTCCGTATTTTAACAGCGATCTTCAAAAAGTAATCGACGGGGAGGAAGTGGAACTTCCTACCTTTAGTTTTGAAACCGGATCGCGGATGTATAAAGGCAATAAACTGAAAATGGAGAAAAACTCTATGCTTATTATTGAAGGAATACATGCCCTTAATCCTGAGTTAACACCTACGATCGACGATCGCTACAAGTATAAAGTGTATGTTTCGGCGTTGACTTCCATTTCGCTGGATAACCATAACTGGATTCCTACCACAGACAACCGTTTGTTAAGGAGAATTGTCCGCGACTACCGTTTCCGGGGGTATTCGGCCAAAGAAACCATTGCCCGTTGGGAGAGTGTGCGGAAAGGCGAAGATAAATGGATTTTTCCTTTCCAGGAGAATGCGGACGCAATGTTTAACAGTGCCATGCTCTACGAGTTGGCGGCTTTGAGAAAATATGCAGAACCAATCCTTATGGAAGTAATGGAAATAGAAGAAGAGAACGCGGAGGCTTACCGCTTGATTCGTTTTCTGCGTTACTTTAATTATATCCACGAAACAGAACTTCCCGCCACCTCGTTGTTACGAGAATTTTTGGGAGGCAGCAGCTTCCGTTATTAACAGCTTTCTGTTTTTAACGGACAGAAAAGACTTTCTTAAATTTATGCAGGGCCCCCGATGGGTGGTATATCTCTGCATAGAGAATATAAAGACCGGTGGGGAGTTTTTCTCCGCCGGTACCTTTTCCATCCCAGCTCAATGTGCCTTGTTGCCCGATTAATTCGTGGTTTTGGACCATTGCCACCTGTCTGCCAGCCGGATCAAAGATAAATATCCGGCAACTGTACCCCGATTGATCTGCCTGGTAAGCAATTGTATAGGCATCTCCGCTAGGGGCTAATACTGGAATGTCTATGCCCACGACTGGTCCGTTCTTAATCACGCCGAACTGGGTATTGAGGTAGCCAGGAGTTCCATGCCCCTCTTCTGCGGCTGCCGATGCCCAATTTTCCGAACTTTGGGTAGCAGCTTCCGGATCAATCCGTTCCAATGCAATTCCTTTGCTATCGGTAACAAAGGCACTGTGCCATTTTGAATTGTACGACAGTTCGTCAATCACTTCCTGTGTTTCCGTATTGAGCAGAACAAGCGTGGAGGATGTGTTAGCCAGCACAGGTAGTTTAATCGAATGCACTTTTTCAGGATTTGGAGAAGCATACTGGGAATGGACACCATTCTTGTCTTTCGAAACAACCAGAAAATCTTCTTTCTCCATTGAAAATGCAAGTTCTGAAAGGGGATACAGCGTGCTAAGCGTGCCATCTGTTTTTCGGGTGGCGATAGCTAGTTTGGCAACCGAAAGAGATTTGCCGCTGCGGTTATACAGTTCAATGTATTCGCTGCCTCCTGTTCGGGGATCAGGTAAAATTTCATTAAAGATGATTTCGCGAAATGTGATATCCGCCGAAGCATCGGGCTCTTCCTCCCCGGGATTTTCTTCTTCCGGCTCTTCAGGTGTATTCTCTTTTGTAAATGTAAAGCTTAAACAAGCATCTTCCAAAAGATTTCCGGCAAGGTCAGTTATGTTGTCTAAGCATAAGGTGTACTCTTTGCCAGACTCAAGGACTCCGGGGGTATGAACCAAGACTTTCGAGGCCGAGGTTAAATCGGCTTCAAGAGCTGCTTCACCCATATTTTCGATTGTACAAGAGGCTGAAGATATGCGTACCGCTTCGCTGAAAGTAAACAAGAGTGTGGAGTCGGATACGGTTTCAATTTGCGAAATAGATGGGGGAGTCGTGTCTGCTATTACGGATGAATCTCCGGAAATTCTGATATTGTCGAAGGCAAAATGATAGCTGCGGGTCTTACTGTACCGGCAGTTCAGTTTAAAAATACCGGATGGAGGAATGGATAATTGTTTAATCGTGGTATCCCCTTCGTGAGTGAAAGCTGGTTCTCCCGCTAAGCGGGTATAGAGTTTCCATGTATCTCCGTTG is from uncultured Macellibacteroides sp. and encodes:
- a CDS encoding lamin tail domain-containing protein, translating into MKQFFILLLCSLSFLTKSQITETFPSTYITASNAWKGDTSLYYITQDGWLQLDDMYEQGNASVQLPVTYTKNMEWELDVQLYFNSSNANNARIYVISSGKDTDPDETHYYIQVGHNDDNISLYSVKGSGTAKRLIKGRMDLLDKEEVNARVKLLLANGDTWKLYTRLAGEPAFTHEGDTTIKQLSIPPSGIFKLNCRYSKTRSYHFAFDNIRISGDSSVIADTTPPSISQIETVSDSTLLFTFSEAVRISSASCTIENMGEAALEADLTSASKVLVHTPGVLESGKEYTLCLDNITDLAGNLLEDACLSFTFTKENTPEEPEEENPGEEEPDASADITFREIIFNEILPDPRTGGSEYIELYNRSGKSLSVAKLAIATRKTDGTLSTLYPLSELAFSMEKEDFLVVSKDKNGVHSQYASPNPEKVHSIKLPVLANTSSTLVLLNTETQEVIDELSYNSKWHSAFVTDSKGIALERIDPEAATQSSENWASAAAEEGHGTPGYLNTQFGVIKNGPVVGIDIPVLAPSGDAYTIAYQADQSGYSCRIFIFDPAGRQVAMVQNHELIGQQGTLSWDGKGTGGEKLPTGLYILYAEIYHPSGALHKFKKVFSVR
- a CDS encoding nucleoside kinase translates to MAETITIYCKNNNMYKDVPLGSTLLDIYAAVGSPLVHRPMNARVNNKVEGLTFRCYYPKDVEFIDYTQLSGLRTYVRSLCFIFSKAVHDVLPTATLNLEHPVSKGYFCKIHNGKSIDHQTIEKIRTRMREIIDSDIPFRFKNTRTSDAVKLFHERGLYDKELLVETTGMPYTMYYDLDGYINYFYGCLTPSTGYIQLFDIVPYFDGVLLRIPKRSNPMELEPVIQQDKMFQAYKEHLTLLETVGLSNVGDLNVAIRKGLTPEIIMVSEAMQEKAVAKIAEEIAGRFKDGVRVVLISGPSSSGKTTFCKRLQIQLITNLIHPVSISLDDYFLNREHTPKDEKGEYDFESLYALDLPYFNSDLQKVIDGEEVELPTFSFETGSRMYKGNKLKMEKNSMLIIEGIHALNPELTPTIDDRYKYKVYVSALTSISLDNHNWIPTTDNRLLRRIVRDYRFRGYSAKETIARWESVRKGEDKWIFPFQENADAMFNSAMLYELAALRKYAEPILMEVMEIEEENAEAYRLIRFLRYFNYIHETELPATSLLREFLGGSSFRY
- a CDS encoding Na/Pi cotransporter family protein, whose translation is MDYSFFDFLTLIGSLGLFLYGMKIMSEGLQKVAGDKMRSILSAMTSNRFTGVLTGVLITGLIQSSSATTVMVVSFVNAGLLSLAQSIGVIMGANVGTTVTAWIISLFGFKVDISAFAIPLIGLSIPLIFSEKSRRKSIGEFLMGFAFLFMGLDYLKDSVPDLQSNPQILAFLQNYTSMGYASLFIFLGIGTLLTIIVQSSSATVAITLIMCTKGWIPYDMAAAMILGENIGTTITANLAAIPANVSAKRAAIAHLLFNVFGVLWVMALFYPFTQMVSWIVTNYGPGDPHQITEFLKGLDSRTVSLITSNTELSDPKLIALQKQLLTLQISVSYGLSLFHTMFNITNICIMIWFVKLYVYVCSALIKPKTTEEEEEFQLRYIPSGILSTAELSLMQAKKEIAVYGERTYRMLGMVKDLFYEKNEDNFLKIYSRIEKYESISDRMEVEIANYLTFVSEGRLSSESKEEIRTMLRAVTEIESIADSCNNLARAIRRRNEGKGEFTEGLNHNMDQMFAIVDQAIKEMNVVLHKAEVVHDDINVSYNIENEINNYRNQLKIKNMEDINLKQYDYQVGVYYMDMVAECEKLGDYVINVVQAVVEKKI